Genomic segment of Thermomicrobiales bacterium:
ATCGTCCCACAGCTGCCCGGACGAAATCAGCTTTCGTGCTGTCGTTTCGAGCGATGTCGGCGGCGGGAAGAAGAGCGGGTTGATCGTTTGTGTTCGGGCCAGGATTTCCCACGTCACAAGCACGACAACCGGCCCGAGCAGGGCCAGGATGAATCCCAGCCAGCGACGGCTCTCAGCGCCTCTCATGACGCCACCGCCGTCGGTGGCGCGGCAGATTCATCGCGCAGGAGCGACCAGATGTGCAGAAATAGCGTTGCGAACGTCGGGTCGGAGCGCACGGTCTCGATCGAGCGTGGTCGGGCGAACGGAACATCGATGTCCGCCTTGATCGTGCCGGGGCGCGAGCTCAGGACAATGATGCGGTCCGCCAGAATCATCGCTTCGTCGATTGAGTGCGTCACGAACATCACCGTCTTGCCGCTCTCCTCCCAGATGCGAAGGAGCTCGGATTGCAGGATCAGGCGTGTCTGCTCATCCAGTGCGCCGAACGGCTCGTCCATAAGCAACAGCTCGGGATCAACAGCGAACGCCCGGACGATTGCGACGCGCTGCCGCATGCCTTCTGAGAGCTGCGAGGGATAGGCATACAGAAACTCGCCGAGCCCGACCTGACGGAGTAACCGCTCTGCAATCGCTTCGCGCTCCTCGCGCGAAACGCCGCGCATCGCCAGGCCGTAGGCGGCGTTGTCGAGTACGGTCATCCACGGGAAGACGGAACGGCCCTGGAAGACCATCGCTCTCAGCGGCTTGTCATCCGAGTTGCGCTGAATCGCGATGCTGCCAGCGGTCGGCGAAACCAAACCGGACACAGCTCTGAGTAGCGTGCTCTTCCCGCAGCCGGACGGGCCAACGATTGCGCAGAACTGACTCTCCGGAATCGCCAGCGAGACGTTGTCAATCGCGGTGACCACCGAGCGCGCGAGTGGAAAGGTCACCTCCAGACTGCTGATATTGACTTTGTGGCTCGCGCTATCCGGCGAGTACATCGTCCCTCCGGTGGTTATTGTTCAGTGGCGACGCCGATTTCCTTAACTGCATTTTCGGCAAACGAGCGGTCGATCAGCGAGTTGACATCGAGCGGTTCGTCGTATTCGAGCAGGCCGCGATCAGCGAAGAATGTCTGCAAGGTGGCGAGATCGTCTGCGTGGATGTCGCCGTTCGGTTCGCAATAGGTGCGCGACGCCTCGCGAATCAGGTCCGGCGGCACATTCGTATGGGCTTCCAGGATCTCCAGGTTCTCGTCGCTGTCCCAGTCGTCACCCCACAGATCGCGGCAGCCGCGCAGCATGCCGGCCATGAAGCCGGTCACCAGGTCGGGAGAATCAGCGGCGAAATCCGGATTGACCCACACGAATGTCGGCTGGAAGTTCTCCGGGAAATTCGCGTCGAGGCGAACGATCAACCCCTGCTGCTCGGCTTGCGTAGCGATCGGCTCACCGAGCATCGCGCCATCGAGCGCGCCGGACGCCAGCGCCGCCGGCACGTCCGGGAATGGGAGCGTCTGGAGATCGACATCGCCGATAGTCAATCCATCTGTTTCCAATGCGGCGTTGAGCCAGTACTCAGTCGCGCCGCGCGCATTCACCGAAACCTTCTTGCCCTCCAGGTCACCCGGTGTGGTCAACTCGCCGCTGTCGTAGCGTTCCTTGGAGACGACGAGCGGCGTCGCTGCCTCACCGCGCTCGAAGTGCAGCGGCGAGATGAGTTTTAGATCGATGCCGCGCGCTACGGCGTTGAAGAAAGCTGGCCCGGTCCCACCGATGCCGATGTCAAAGTCGCCGTTGGCAGTCAGGACGACCATGTCAGATCCACCGGCAAGTGGCTCCAGGTTGACATCGAGGCCGTATTCCTCGAAGTAGCCCTTGTCGTGCGCGAGAGCGACCGGCGCGTAGATCAGCACCGGGATGAATCCGACTGTCACGGGAGTCAGTTCGGCGGGTGTCGATGTGTCGGCAGTCGCGTCGGTAGAGGAAGCAGTCGTCGCGGTCGAATCCGCTACTGGCGTCGATGTAGGATCCGAATCACCGCCGCACGCAGCGACCAGCATTCCCAGCATCACCAGAATCGTGAGCATACCAGCAGCACGGGTTCGCGTTCTCATCCGTAATTGGCGTCCCTTCGGGCTTGCTCGACCGAGCGTCTCTCGAAGTTCGGATATTGTTGGCGTAAGTCTAGCAGTGCCGCTATCGTTTGTGACTCGCTGCACAACTGAGATATTCCTGTGCACGGCTACAATCGGACTGTTCCGGATTGCTGCTTGCTCGAACGGAGAAGGTCCCGCTATGCGAGTGCGTATAGATCGCGACAAGTGTGTGGGTGCAGAGAACTGCGTCGTAACTGCTCCGTCGATCTTCGCGCTGGACGCGGACGGCAAGGCGCGCCTGCTAGAGATTCGCGAAATGAGTGCTGACCTCGTCTGGCTGGCGGCCGAATTGTGTCCGACTGAAGCGATCATCATTGAGGCCGATGACGGCGAGCAGCTGTATCCATGACAGTGCCAGCGACAACTCCGCAGTTACCGGGCCGTGAGCGCGAGCTAGCTGATGCAGTAGCCGTCCTTGGTGCATCGGCTGCTGGTCAGTTGCGCGTCATGGTACTGACCGGCGAGCCGGGCATCGGCAAGTCGCGGCTACTGGATGCTATCGAGACGCTGGCCGTTGCGCGGGGCTTTCAGACAGTGCGGACTGTCTGCGACGAAGAGTCGATGCCGGTTGCATTTGCTCCGTTGCAACAGGTAGTCGCCGAGCTTGGGCAATCGGCGGGTCTCGAAGAGCACTCGGAATCGCTTGCTGAGCATCTGCGCCGGTTGCCGCGCGAGGCGACCGAGCCGGAGCTGCGCCTGGCTGCCACCGATTACATCGCGCGGGTGATTCGAGCACGCAGTGCGGGTCAGCCGGTTGCGATCCTGATCGATGACGTGCAGTGGCTTGACGAGTCGAGCGCCTCGGTGTTGCGGCGCTTGATCCGAACCGTTCGTTATGTGCCTGTGACGCTCGTTGTCGCCTACCGCGGTGATGACCCGCGGGTGACCGGTGCCGGCGATCGCTTCATCAGTCAGGTTTCGTCCGACCCGGTGTGTCGGTTGGTTCCGTTACGGAGACTACCCGATGACGCGACGCGCTCAATCGTCGCGACGCACCTCGGGACGTCGTCTGACGAGGTGGCCGCGCTGAGCGACGAGATTCAGCGACAGTCCGAAGGTGTGCCGCTCTACGTCGTAGAGCTGATAAGCCATTTGCAGCGCTCCGACCTGCTGACGCGCAGGAATGGGCAGTGGCATGCCGACGCAGCGCAGATTGAAGGCATGCCCCTAAACATTCGAGCCCTGCTGGATCAACGGTTGGACCGTCTGGGCGACACACACCGCGATGTGCTTGAGGTTGCGGCAGTGCTCGGGTCAGACATCGAAGACGGAACACTGAGAGCGGTTGTCGATCTCTGCGCGCCGCATCTGGCGGAACACATCGACGACGCGCTCGCTCGCAGCGCAGAGCTGGGGCTTATTCTTGAAGATACGCGCGCAGACTCGACCGCAAGCCGATTTGGCCATCAGCTGTATCGGGATCGCCTGTACGCCGGTACCGGGCACGGCACGCGACGATCGATCCACGATGCCGCCGCGACCGTCCTTGAAGCGACAACTGCGAATGGAGAACAGGTAGAGCGCGTCGCGTATCACGCGATTCGAGGTCGTGACCCACTTGTCGGCGTTCACGCGGCTCGTCGCGCTGCACGGGCCGCCGCCGATATCCACGCCTGGGAAGATGCCGTGCAATGGATTGACGTTGCGATTGACTTGCTCAGCAGCATGCCGCCGGGCGACCCAATCGAACGTCCAGCACGAGCTGATCAGCAGATAGCGCTGGCGATTGAACGTGACACCTACGTGGCCGTCGTTGGCGATCCCACCGCGCGGCAGTCGAGCGCCGAGATTCTGGAACGCCTGGCGATCGAAGCGGCAACAGCATCCAGACGTTCCGAGCTGCTCGTGCGTGCCACACGTGGAATGGTCGCTGGAGGTGCGCTCGACCGAGCGAAGAAGCTCGCCGCACAGCTCGCAGGTCTGGCCGACGACGAGGAGATCGATGAGACGGCGCAGCTCTGGATTGCTGTTGGCGAAGCGGCTATCGGCAGGTCGATTGGAGAACCAGCGCCGGTGCGGTGCGCCGTTGATGGTCTGCAGCGAGCACGCAGTGCGTTTCATCGCGCCCTGTTTCTTGTTCCCGAGACGCCGACCAGCATCAGAGGATCGCTGCTTCAAGAGCTTGGTGTCGTGGAGGCGGCGCTGGCTGATCGTGGATTGCTGGAGCGACGTGTCGCGCACGAGAGGCTGCGGGCAGCGCTGGATGTTTACCGCCTGGCGAAAGACCGACGCGGCGAGACAACGATCCTGATCGCGCTCGCCTATCGCCGGAACATCGAAGCTGACCGCCCAACTAGTGGCAACTCAGACCGCTTCGTCTCATTTCTCGAAGAGATCCGCCGGTTGCGTGCTGCCGAGCACCGGATCGTTGGTGCCACCGACCAGCCGCGTGCGGAGGCGCTCTCGCTCCTTTCGACTCAGCTCTACTGTCGAACGAAAGGCTGGTACGAGTTGGCGCTCGAACGTGGGGCACAGGCTCGCCGGTGGGCCGATGAATCACGCGATCCTCGCGTCGGCGCGATGGTCGAGATCGCGCTGTCAGAGTGCAATTGGCTGGTTGGGCGGGGTGCGCGCGCCCTCGAGCATGCGGAGCGTGCGCTCGCTGCGCTCGATCAGCTCGCGGCTCATCCGAGCGCCGACAGCCTTTTGCACTGGCAGGCTTTGGCGGCCAGGGTCCGCGCGCATCTCGCAATGGGCGACACTACCCGCGCGACGCACCTTGCACGGCAAGCTGCATCGGATGAAGGCAATCGTCGTGGCGCGACGACGGGCCAGGTTGAAGCGCTGCTCGTTGAAGCTCTGGAGGCCAACAGGCACATCGACGAGGCGCGGGCGCTGGCTGAGGGCGAGTTGCGCGGGGCCGTGGGCCTGTCGTCCGGCACCATCTGGGACATCCAGCTGGACCTTGCGCTGTCTCGCATGGCGCTGGTTAGTGAGGATGGACGTTCGGCTGTCGGCCACGCCGCCGCCGCTGCGGCACGCCTGACCGAGCGCCGCACTCCGTTTGTCTGGCTGCGCCTCGCGGCCGGGACTGCCCTCGTCGCGTCACTGCTGGCAACCGGGCATGAGCGCGAGGCACGCGATGCTGCGCGCGATCCGGCCGAGCTCGCCGCGACAGTGCTCAGCCGCATTTCCGACCCGACCCTCTGGGACGAGACGGCCAGCGCCGCACCATATCTGGCGGATTTCCTGCGCATCATCGAGCCTCGCTGGCCCGACCTCATGCCGAAACCGATGCAAGCTACGCCGGAAATCTCGCACCCACTCACGGCGCGGGAGCTGGAGGTCATGCGACTCGTTGCGTCGGGACGCTCGAATCAGGAGATCGCCGACACGCTGTTCATTAGCGTCAAGACAGTGGCCCGTCATCTGACCAATGTCTACACAAAGATCGGCGCAGAGAGTCGGACACAGGCGGCGGCATGGGCGTATCGGAATCGCATCGTCTGACGAGGAGGGATTCACATGCTGTTACGCAAGGTCGACACCGGCTGGATAGCGATCACGCAGCCCGCTCATGCGCGTCTTTCGGCGCAGATCGCTGCGGCTTGGGACGCCGAGTGGGCCGCCCCGGTCACGCCGCGAGATGGCGTCGTCGCCGGAACACTTCTCCACGACATCGGCTGGCTCGACTGGGAATCATCCCCGACACTGAACCCGGAGACTGGGCTGCCGCACACGTTCCTGCAATTGTCTGTTACCGTGCATATCGGGATGTGGCGCACCGCTGCGCAGCGCGCGCTCGCGTTCGGTCGATATCCGGCGCTGCTCACGTCGATGCACGGCACGCGACTCTACGGGTCGCGCGATCTGAGTTCTCTGCCCGAGGGCGACGCGGCGTTAATTCGCGAGTTCCTGGCTGACGAAGCAGCTCGGCAGGGTGCGTTGATCGATTCGCTGCGAGCCGAGCCCTCGACTGCAGCGTCGGTGGAGGCCGAGCAGTTGGCGGTCAATAGTCAGTACGTCGCGCTGTGGGATGCGATGTCGCTGGCCATCTGCGGCGGAATCCGCGATGAGCGCTCGTTCAATCAGGTTCCGTCGGACGGAGAAGCATCTTCGATCCGAGTTCTCCCGGAGAATGGGCGAGAACGTCTAAGGCTGGACCCCTGGCCGTTCCGCGATGCCGCAGTCTCATTGACGTTCGACGCACGCCACATCGGCTCCACCTTCAACGATGAGGAGCAGATGCGGCGTGCGTTGAATGACTCTGTCTGGATTCAGGAATCGGTCGAGCTTGTCCCCGGCCCCTAGGGCATGAGACGCGTCAGGGCTTGCGCGCACCTTCAAACTGGTACGCGCCAGCGTACGTCGCCGTTGTTGACGCGGTCAGGCCGTGAAACACCAGCTGGCAGATGCGCGCGTTGCGAACGACCGTGAAGCCGGCCGGATTGTAGACGACCAGCAGCGACATCCCGCGTCCGGAATACCCCGCATCCCAAACCGCTGTGTGAAGCGCAACGCCTGATCGCAACAGGCTGGAGCGCGGGCGGGCGTACGCCATCAACCATGGCGGCAGGTTTACTGTCTCGTTGAATCGCACCTGATACGCGCCGGGTGCCAGAAACAGGCTGTCATCTGCGCCATACGCGATGTCTTCAGTGTCGGGCAGCACCCGGTTTGCACTGGTCAGTCCCAGCAGTCCCGCACCCTGAAATCGGGAGACCGTATCGAGCGTGATGTCGATGCCATTCGCTTGCAACTGGTCGTCCACGTCGATGAGACCCTCAAGCAGAGGTGGCGTCGATTCGAGGAGCGCCTCAATATCCTGGCGGCTCAGAACTCCGGTTGTCGGCTCCATGTCATCCCCTGTCCTCGGTCCGCGTCTCCACATATGTACGTACACTCTATCGTTGGCGGGTCGCGCCCGTCAATTCAATCGCGTAGGATCTGCATGCCGGGCATTCCGGCGGACGTGAGGGGTCGAGAGGGCAACCATGGGCGAGCTGCGGAAACCCCGCTTCTATCAGGCATCCATTGATGAGATTCGCGCCGGTGAAACGACCGACGTCTACTTCATTCGCACTGAGCAGATCATCCGCGAGGCTAATCTGGACCGGCACGTGCGTGCTGAGTTCTCGATCAAGGGCTTGCCACACAACTATCCGTGGGCGGTTTTCGCTGGCCTGGAAGAAGTGCTGGCGTTGCTCGACGGGCTCGATATCAATCTGCGCGGCATTCGCGAGGGCACGGTGATCCGTCCGCATCAGCCGATCATGGAGATCGAGGGCTCGTACCTCTCGTTTGCGCGGCTGGAGACAGCCATCCTCGGGCTGATCTGCGAGGCGTCCGGTGTCGCAACGAAGGCCGCCCGCATCCGCACCTTCGCGCGCGATCGTATTCTGGCCAGCTTCGGTGCGCGCCGCATGCACCCGGCCATTGCTCCGGTAATCGAGCGCGCTGCGTTCATTGGCGGCTGCGACGGCGTGAGCGTTGTCAAGAGCGCCCGCGAACTGGGGGAAGACCCGACCGGTACGACGCCGCACGCGTTGATGCTGATCGTGGGGGATACCGTCAAAGCAATGCAGCTCTTTGACGACCTCATCGAGCCTGGTGCGCAGCGCATCGCGTTGATCGATACGTTCGAGGATGAGAAGTTCGAGGCGTTGCGCGTTGCCGAAGGTTTGGGCGAGCGCCTCAACGGCGTCCGGCTCGACACGCCGGGCTCGCGTCGCGGGAACTTCGCTCAGATACTCCGCGAGGTCCGCTGGGAACTCGATCTGCGTGGATTCCAGCACGTGCGCTTGCTGGCCAGCGGCGGACTGGATGAGCGCGAGGTCGCCGACCTGTACGACTTCGTTGACGGTTACGGGGTCGGCACCAGCATCGCGAACGCACGAACCATCGACTTTGGTATGGATATCGTCGAGATCGAGGGACGACCTGTATCGAAGCGCGGCAAGATGAGTGGCGGAAAGCAAGTGTGGCGCGACCCGAAAACGCTGCTCGATGTCGTTCTGCCGTTGGGCAGCGATCCGGCGGAATCATCGCGCGAGCCGATGCTCAATCCGATCATTGACCATGGCACCTTGCTTGATCCTGTGCCGGATCCCCATGCGCTGCGTCAGTTCGTCCTCGACCAGTTAGCCATTGTCGGCGGCGAGATCGTGCCGAAGAACGAGGATGATTAGCGTTTGTCCTTGTCTTCAGCAGCTTCCTGCTCGGCGAGGGCAGCGGCGATCTCCTTCGCGATGTCGGCCGGCATTGGCTCGATGATCTGGGGATAGAGTCGGCGGCCGAATTGTTCAATCATGATGGCTTGTGTCGGGCAGGCCCGGGCAGCTGCGAAAAGCTCCTTTGCTTTGGCGGTCTCGCCTGCTTCCAGATCGTAGACGGCTTTATTCGTGTCTTCGTCGATGGTGATGATGCCCGGCGCGAGCACCGCGCAACGGCCAAATCCGACGCATCGATTCGGGTCAATCCGAACGCTGAGCGTATTCATGCATTGCTCCTGTTCTGCCTTGACCGTCCCGGTCGAAGGCGTCCTCACTGGCAGGTCTATCAGAGTGCGTAGGAGCAGGCAACGTGGTTGACGTTGGCGAGCGCCGCCTGCAAAGATCACAGCACGCCGGATTTGACCGGCGCTGGTGGACGGAGCCCTCGTGACGAAGTCTGCGCGTGCGAACGAGATTCGGATTGGCGAAGCATTGCGGCTTCAGCCGGTGCTCGATCCCAAGCCCTGGGGCGGTCGGCGGTTGGAACGCTACGGCAAGACCCTGCCCGATGGCCCGATCGGTGAATCCCTCGAAAGCGGCAACGAATCACACATCGTTGGCGGTCGGTTCGATGGGATGACGCTCGGTCAGCTGTCTGATCGATACCCCCAACAGCTTCTCGGATCGCGCGGTGTCATTGCCACCGGAGAGGTCGGTGGATTCCCGCTACTGGTCAAGTTGCTCGACGCGCAGCAGGATCTGTCGATTCAGGTGCATCCGCCGGATGACTTAGCCCCGAGTGGAAGCCGCGGAAAGACCGAGGCATGGCTGATTCTGGAGTCCGAGGTTGGCGGGAGTCTTGTCACCGGTGTCACCGGCGCAATTGACATCGCGCGAATTGAGGCTCAACTCGCCCGTGAGGAAGTGCGGCGCGGCGACGTGCTCTTCGTCGAGGCCGGGACCGTTCACGCCATCGGTGCCGGGGTGCTGCTCTATGAAATCCAGCAGGCAAGCGACGTCACCTATCGATTGTACGACTGGGGACGTCCGCGCGATCTGCACCTTGACCGCGGGCTGGAAGCTGCATCGCCCGATCTCCGCGCTCGGCACGTCACTCCGTTGCATCGGAACGACTCGACGGAGGTCCTTGTCGCCTGTCGCCATTTCCTTCTTGAGCGCTGGCGCGTTGGCGCGGCGCGGATTGCTGCGGGTGACGGTCAGTCTTGCCGCGTTCTTACGGTGATCGAAGGTTCGGCAACAATCGGTGATCTGGCATTGCGGTGTGGCGATAGTGTCGTGTTGCCGGCCGACCTGCTCGCGACGCCTATCAGTGGCGAGGCTGCAGTGCTTGTCGCGTCGATTCCAGACGTTGAGACTGATGTGATCGACCCACTTCGCGCGGCAGGCCATTCAGACGCCGATATACGGAACCTGGGAGTGAACATACGGTGACGAGCTCAACGTCATATCGCTGGATGCGTCGATGCCTTGAGATGCTGTACGACGACGTGAGTGATGATGACGCGCGCCAGATGCTGACGAATCCGGATGTTCGGGATGCGCGATACGCACAGTTCGCGCCGGCACTGGAGGAAGCAGGAATGCCGGTTGGCATGCTTGCATCGAGCGAAGGCCAGAGCCTGGGCGTCGCGATTCTGGCGCTGCGGTTGCGCTTCCCCCGACAGGATGGACTCGATCGGGTCGACCTCAATATCGCAATGCGCGAAGGGCGTGTTTAGCTGGTCTCGTCGAGCGTGAATTTCGGCGGCAACTGGCGTTTGTGCTCGGAGCCGCGCACCATGCGCTCGACGTTCTGCACGGCTTCTGGCTCTGCATCGGGCTTTTCACCGGCGGCGAGCGCAGCGCGGATACTGTCGAGGACCGCATAGGAGATCCCCATCTCTTCCTCGTCGGTCTGGCCCTCCCAGAGCCCAGCGCTCGGCTGCCGGTCAATGATCGGCTGCGGTACGCCGATCTCGCGCGCGACGTCGTAGACCTGATGCTTGTAGATACCGGCCAACGGCAGGAGATCGACGCCCGAATCACCGTACTTGGTGAAGTAGCCGACCATCAGCTCGCTGCGATTGCCGGTGCCGACAACAGCGCGACCGAGCGTATTCGCGAGATAGTAGAGCGTGATCATGCGCAGACGGGGCTTGATGTTGGCTCGCGCGAGCTGGGTCCCC
This window contains:
- a CDS encoding class I mannose-6-phosphate isomerase; translated protein: MTKSARANEIRIGEALRLQPVLDPKPWGGRRLERYGKTLPDGPIGESLESGNESHIVGGRFDGMTLGQLSDRYPQQLLGSRGVIATGEVGGFPLLVKLLDAQQDLSIQVHPPDDLAPSGSRGKTEAWLILESEVGGSLVTGVTGAIDIARIEAQLAREEVRRGDVLFVEAGTVHAIGAGVLLYEIQQASDVTYRLYDWGRPRDLHLDRGLEAASPDLRARHVTPLHRNDSTEVLVACRHFLLERWRVGAARIAAGDGQSCRVLTVIEGSATIGDLALRCGDSVVLPADLLATPISGEAAVLVASIPDVETDVIDPLRAAGHSDADIRNLGVNIR
- a CDS encoding DUF3891 family protein translates to MLLRKVDTGWIAITQPAHARLSAQIAAAWDAEWAAPVTPRDGVVAGTLLHDIGWLDWESSPTLNPETGLPHTFLQLSVTVHIGMWRTAAQRALAFGRYPALLTSMHGTRLYGSRDLSSLPEGDAALIREFLADEAARQGALIDSLRAEPSTAASVEAEQLAVNSQYVALWDAMSLAICGGIRDERSFNQVPSDGEASSIRVLPENGRERLRLDPWPFRDAAVSLTFDARHIGSTFNDEEQMRRALNDSVWIQESVELVPGP
- a CDS encoding ferredoxin, which translates into the protein MNTLSVRIDPNRCVGFGRCAVLAPGIITIDEDTNKAVYDLEAGETAKAKELFAAARACPTQAIMIEQFGRRLYPQIIEPMPADIAKEIAAALAEQEAAEDKDKR
- a CDS encoding ABC transporter substrate-binding protein yields the protein MRTRTRAAGMLTILVMLGMLVAACGGDSDPTSTPVADSTATTASSTDATADTSTPAELTPVTVGFIPVLIYAPVALAHDKGYFEEYGLDVNLEPLAGGSDMVVLTANGDFDIGIGGTGPAFFNAVARGIDLKLISPLHFERGEAATPLVVSKERYDSGELTTPGDLEGKKVSVNARGATEYWLNAALETDGLTIGDVDLQTLPFPDVPAALASGALDGAMLGEPIATQAEQQGLIVRLDANFPENFQPTFVWVNPDFAADSPDLVTGFMAGMLRGCRDLWGDDWDSDENLEILEAHTNVPPDLIREASRTYCEPNGDIHADDLATLQTFFADRGLLEYDEPLDVNSLIDRSFAENAVKEIGVATEQ
- a CDS encoding NAD+ synthase, which produces MSIAEQIEQWISTEVKRAGVSGVVLGLSGGIDSAVVAGLCARALGPENVLGVIMPAHSLPQDARDAELTAQAFGIEQRTVDLSSVVDAFMPLLPEGTQLARANIKPRLRMITLYYLANTLGRAVVGTGNRSELMVGYFTKYGDSGVDLLPLAGIYKHQVYDVAREIGVPQPIIDRQPSAGLWEGQTDEEEMGISYAVLDSIRAALAAGEKPDAEPEAVQNVERMVRGSEHKRQLPPKFTLDETS
- a CDS encoding AAA family ATPase is translated as MTVPATTPQLPGRERELADAVAVLGASAAGQLRVMVLTGEPGIGKSRLLDAIETLAVARGFQTVRTVCDEESMPVAFAPLQQVVAELGQSAGLEEHSESLAEHLRRLPREATEPELRLAATDYIARVIRARSAGQPVAILIDDVQWLDESSASVLRRLIRTVRYVPVTLVVAYRGDDPRVTGAGDRFISQVSSDPVCRLVPLRRLPDDATRSIVATHLGTSSDEVAALSDEIQRQSEGVPLYVVELISHLQRSDLLTRRNGQWHADAAQIEGMPLNIRALLDQRLDRLGDTHRDVLEVAAVLGSDIEDGTLRAVVDLCAPHLAEHIDDALARSAELGLILEDTRADSTASRFGHQLYRDRLYAGTGHGTRRSIHDAAATVLEATTANGEQVERVAYHAIRGRDPLVGVHAARRAARAAADIHAWEDAVQWIDVAIDLLSSMPPGDPIERPARADQQIALAIERDTYVAVVGDPTARQSSAEILERLAIEAATASRRSELLVRATRGMVAGGALDRAKKLAAQLAGLADDEEIDETAQLWIAVGEAAIGRSIGEPAPVRCAVDGLQRARSAFHRALFLVPETPTSIRGSLLQELGVVEAALADRGLLERRVAHERLRAALDVYRLAKDRRGETTILIALAYRRNIEADRPTSGNSDRFVSFLEEIRRLRAAEHRIVGATDQPRAEALSLLSTQLYCRTKGWYELALERGAQARRWADESRDPRVGAMVEIALSECNWLVGRGARALEHAERALAALDQLAAHPSADSLLHWQALAARVRAHLAMGDTTRATHLARQAASDEGNRRGATTGQVEALLVEALEANRHIDEARALAEGELRGAVGLSSGTIWDIQLDLALSRMALVSEDGRSAVGHAAAAAARLTERRTPFVWLRLAAGTALVASLLATGHEREARDAARDPAELAATVLSRISDPTLWDETASAAPYLADFLRIIEPRWPDLMPKPMQATPEISHPLTARELEVMRLVASGRSNQEIADTLFISVKTVARHLTNVYTKIGAESRTQAAAWAYRNRIV
- a CDS encoding deoxyuridine 5'-triphosphate nucleotidohydrolase; translation: MEPTTGVLSRQDIEALLESTPPLLEGLIDVDDQLQANGIDITLDTVSRFQGAGLLGLTSANRVLPDTEDIAYGADDSLFLAPGAYQVRFNETVNLPPWLMAYARPRSSLLRSGVALHTAVWDAGYSGRGMSLLVVYNPAGFTVVRNARICQLVFHGLTASTTATYAGAYQFEGARKP
- a CDS encoding nicotinate phosphoribosyltransferase, encoding MGELRKPRFYQASIDEIRAGETTDVYFIRTEQIIREANLDRHVRAEFSIKGLPHNYPWAVFAGLEEVLALLDGLDINLRGIREGTVIRPHQPIMEIEGSYLSFARLETAILGLICEASGVATKAARIRTFARDRILASFGARRMHPAIAPVIERAAFIGGCDGVSVVKSARELGEDPTGTTPHALMLIVGDTVKAMQLFDDLIEPGAQRIALIDTFEDEKFEALRVAEGLGERLNGVRLDTPGSRRGNFAQILREVRWELDLRGFQHVRLLASGGLDEREVADLYDFVDGYGVGTSIANARTIDFGMDIVEIEGRPVSKRGKMSGGKQVWRDPKTLLDVVLPLGSDPAESSREPMLNPIIDHGTLLDPVPDPHALRQFVLDQLAIVGGEIVPKNEDD
- a CDS encoding ABC transporter ATP-binding protein; this translates as MTFPLARSVVTAIDNVSLAIPESQFCAIVGPSGCGKSTLLRAVSGLVSPTAGSIAIQRNSDDKPLRAMVFQGRSVFPWMTVLDNAAYGLAMRGVSREEREAIAERLLRQVGLGEFLYAYPSQLSEGMRQRVAIVRAFAVDPELLLMDEPFGALDEQTRLILQSELLRIWEESGKTVMFVTHSIDEAMILADRIIVLSSRPGTIKADIDVPFARPRSIETVRSDPTFATLFLHIWSLLRDESAAPPTAVAS
- a CDS encoding ferredoxin yields the protein MGAENCVVTAPSIFALDADGKARLLEIREMSADLVWLAAELCPTEAIIIEADDGEQLYP